AATGAAAACTTTCTTCGCAGTGACCTTAAGTTTCCTGGCAGCACTGATTTTGGCAATTATTCCATTGCCCACCTGGGCAATTTGGTTTAGGCCGGACTGGGTATTGCTAGCTTTGATATACTGGTCGCTTATGCTGCCAGAGCGTGTGGGAGTTAATGTGGCTTTTTGTCTGGGGTTATTAATGGATGTGTTAACTGGGACTTTGCTTGGGGAGCACGCATTGGCTTATGTTGCGGTTGCTTACTTTACTGTGCGTTTTTGTCCATTAATTCGCTTATTCCCAATATGGCAGCAAGCATTGCTGATATTTATATTTACTTTTCTGGTTCAAGCATTCAAATTCTGGATTTGGGGCTTATCCGGCACTGGAGCTATTTCCGTAGGTTGGATTTATTGGCTGCCTGGAATTATCAGTGCGATATTATGGCCTGTGATATATACTCTTCTAAAAGGTTACCAGGGGCGGTATAGAATTTACGAATAGCGTTTAACCAATATCTGATATGCTTTTAAAAAAATTACTAAAATTCTTTATAGAAGCAATTGTTGCGATATTGGTATTGGTGGCTATCCTATTGGGTATCGCACGCTCATTACTTCCTTATGTTGATCGCTATCATTCTAATTTTGAAACCTGGGCTGGTCATGCCATTGCCCATCCAGTTTCTATAGGGAAAGTTGCAGCCAGCTGGAGAGGGTTATATCCTCAATTTAGCTTTGACCATATTATTATTTATGATAGCGCACGTAAAATCCAACTGCTTAAAATAAAGCATTTTCAAATCAGTCTTAATTTATTTGCCAGCCTTATTAATAAACAAATTACGCCTGCAGAGTTTCATGTATCTGGCACTTATCTTTCCATTCATCAATTGGAAAACAATGATTTTGCTATTAATGGCATCAGAATGCATTTTGCTCCTCAGCAATTGGGTAACTCAAATATTCAGAATTTCTTAGAGCAGATGTTGGAGCAGGGGCAGGTGTTACTTGATGAAATGGATGTCGATTGGTATGGGAAAAATGGCCTGGTATTACCCATTACCAATTTACAATTAAAATTAAGTAAGCACTTTTTCCAGCATCAAGTGATTGGCATCGCAACACTTATACAAAAAAAACCAGCTATACTCACGACTTACCATGCGAATAATTTTCTGCAAATAAATATCGCACAAACCTCAACTATTTGTGCATTGCCGCCTAAAAATTTCCATGCGCTATCCATATCAAAACGGATCTTTGATTTCTGTCCATTGCCGCCGCCCGTAAAAAAAGTAGAAAGCTCATCTGCCCAGGTGCGCTTTGTGCTTAATTTGCATGGTGATTTTTTGCAGAAGAGTCAGCTAAAGGCCGACGGCTATATTTATATAAAAAATCTCCAACTTGAGCCCTGGTTAAAAAATCATATACAGAATGGATTTTCATTCACTGAAGGTAAATTAAGTCAACTGCAACTATGGGCAAATTGGAGTAATCAGCAATTACAACAAGTACAAAGCGTATTTACATTGAATAATGGCTTGTTGCGTTCACAAGCCACGGGGAATATGGTTAATGTCAATACAGTGAGCGGAAATATAGCTTGGCAACGTCATCAAAATGGCTGGGACTTGGCGGCAGATCAATTGCAGTTAAACATCAATAATCACCTGTGGCCGTTGACACAATTGAGTATCCAAAATGTACAACCTGCAGCTCAACCAGAACTGCAGCTTTTTCGAGCTGATACTTTAGAGTTAGCTCCACTCAATGCCCTTTTGCGTAATTCAGATTTAATCTCAGAGAATATCAGTGCGCTATTGCAAGCCATGCAACCTGTGGGAGAAATTAAAAATCTCATTATCAGACGTGAACTGCCCATAAAGACTAATGAAAAACCCAGTCTATCGGCAAGCGCTGACTTCAAGCATGTAGGTTTGCAACCTTGGAAAAAATTCCCCGGAATAGAAAATTTAAGTGGCCATCTACTTTTGACACCTACTACAGGCGATGTACAACTCGCAGGTGACAACCTATCAGTGATGATAGGACAACTATTTCATCAGCCAGTGCGGCTGACGAATTACCATGGTCGAGTGGAGTGGTTACAAACTGATACAGGTTGGAAGGTTCAAGCGAGTGATTTAGCATTGAATAACAACGCATTCAGTCTTCGAGGCGATATGGATTTATATCTTCCGTCTGCGGGTGATCCGATTATTCGTTTACTTACTGGTTTTTCTATCAATAACATTGTTCAAGCCCATCAATATATTCCAACACTTATACTCAAACCGAAATTGACTGCATGGCTAGAACAGGCATTTGTGGGTGGAGAAAACATAACAGGTCAGATGCTATTGCAGGGACCTCTTTTGCACTTTCCATTCGAAGATCACACGGGTCAATTTGAAATTGCAGCGCATGCTACCCACCTTGATTTCAGTTTTCATACCGGTTGGCCATTGGCGAGAGACATGGACGCGGATATGTTTCTGGATGGTAAACGTTTGCAAGTAAAAGTAGCCAGCGCCAAAATTTTGGGGGTACCTGTTAATTCAATCTATGGTGAAATTGACGATTTGATTACCGGAAAACTTGAGGTGCAGGGTAATGTGGTAGCAGATATGCGTGACTGCATGCGCTTTATTTTTAAGAGTCCATTACAAGTACCGCTAGCAGGTCTGAAACAACTGGATATGCAGGGTCCCATGCGATTGAACTTAAAGTTGGAAGTGCCATTGCATGAAGCATCAAATGCGCATGAATTACCTAAAGTTGATGGCGACATTACGCTCTTGCCGGGTGGAATGGCAAAATTACCGGCATGGAATATCAGTATGGATCAGTTACAGGGGCAAATACACTTCACTGAACGTAGTGTACAATCGCAAGGATTACAGGCCAACTGGCTAGGGCAGCCCGTTGCAATTTTAGTACAATCAATAGAGCTCGAGCCTTTGCATCACATGACGACAATTCAGCTGACTGGGAATGCAATGATTAAGGCAATTATTGATAAATACCAAGTGAATTCTCTGCGTAACATCATTTCAGGAGCCATGCAATATCAAGCGCAGTTGCAGTTAAATAAGAATAAAGACCAGAGCCAAAACCGTTTGATAATCGACTCAGATTTACAAGGTGTCGCCATCAATCTACCTGATCCTATTAAGAAATCAGCTGCTAGTAAGATGCCTGCAGAGGTAGAGTTGGATTTTAGCCAACAAAATAAACTGAATCTATTTGCAACTTTAGCCAAGAAGTTAAGTTTAGCGCTGAGTTTTGATGCCAATAAGTCTGGAAAATACTTTCTAAAAAGTGGAAATTTACGCTTTGGGAGTACTAAAGCTGCTCTTAACAATAGTGGCGGGTTAACGATTGATGGCGAACTGGCTCGATTAGACTGGTCAGAGGTCAGCCCATTTTTAACTCCTTATTTAAACGGTAGCCCAGCCACTAATACCTCATTTCCTCTGCAGATAAACCAGATTCATTTATCAATTGCTGAACTCGATGCCTTGGG
The nucleotide sequence above comes from Gammaproteobacteria bacterium. Encoded proteins:
- a CDS encoding YhdP family protein; the protein is MLLKKLLKFFIEAIVAILVLVAILLGIARSLLPYVDRYHSNFETWAGHAIAHPVSIGKVAASWRGLYPQFSFDHIIIYDSARKIQLLKIKHFQISLNLFASLINKQITPAEFHVSGTYLSIHQLENNDFAINGIRMHFAPQQLGNSNIQNFLEQMLEQGQVLLDEMDVDWYGKNGLVLPITNLQLKLSKHFFQHQVIGIATLIQKKPAILTTYHANNFLQINIAQTSTICALPPKNFHALSISKRIFDFCPLPPPVKKVESSSAQVRFVLNLHGDFLQKSQLKADGYIYIKNLQLEPWLKNHIQNGFSFTEGKLSQLQLWANWSNQQLQQVQSVFTLNNGLLRSQATGNMVNVNTVSGNIAWQRHQNGWDLAADQLQLNINNHLWPLTQLSIQNVQPAAQPELQLFRADTLELAPLNALLRNSDLISENISALLQAMQPVGEIKNLIIRRELPIKTNEKPSLSASADFKHVGLQPWKKFPGIENLSGHLLLTPTTGDVQLAGDNLSVMIGQLFHQPVRLTNYHGRVEWLQTDTGWKVQASDLALNNNAFSLRGDMDLYLPSAGDPIIRLLTGFSINNIVQAHQYIPTLILKPKLTAWLEQAFVGGENITGQMLLQGPLLHFPFEDHTGQFEIAAHATHLDFSFHTGWPLARDMDADMFLDGKRLQVKVASAKILGVPVNSIYGEIDDLITGKLEVQGNVVADMRDCMRFIFKSPLQVPLAGLKQLDMQGPMRLNLKLEVPLHEASNAHELPKVDGDITLLPGGMAKLPAWNISMDQLQGQIHFTERSVQSQGLQANWLGQPVAILVQSIELEPLHHMTTIQLTGNAMIKAIIDKYQVNSLRNIISGAMQYQAQLQLNKNKDQSQNRLIIDSDLQGVAINLPDPIKKSAASKMPAEVELDFSQQNKLNLFATLAKKLSLALSFDANKSGKYFLKSGNLRFGSTKAALNNSGGLTIDGELARLDWSEVSPFLTPYLNGSPATNTSFPLQINQIHLSIAELDALGMQVLGANILARPMADAWSLRIDSPAIAGRILLPKDLKNTEIQGRFQHFTFVPGESSISQSIEPAKVPPLNLLFQDFSYEQRHLGKLTLVTFPENNTLVIEKLALDTPNLNLSARGRWQGSANRQQTTLNGNIKSNNIGAALKSWQVTNSLESGEGTATFALSWPAAAYKYSSAILNGSFSFSFNKGRIVNISQGTEAEMGIGRILNLLSLQSLPRRLALDFSDLFSKGFTFDTMRGDFAITRGNMTTNNTYLNGPIAKVEAQGRIGLAAKDYNLVMTITPYVTSNIPVIATIAGGPIVGAAAWVANKIFGGIVNKMTSHAYSVQGSWAKPIIEKLTTLERRSQPQFSTVTSSPNTVGT
- the mreD gene encoding rod shape-determining protein MreD is translated as MKTFFAVTLSFLAALILAIIPLPTWAIWFRPDWVLLALIYWSLMLPERVGVNVAFCLGLLMDVLTGTLLGEHALAYVAVAYFTVRFCPLIRLFPIWQQALLIFIFTFLVQAFKFWIWGLSGTGAISVGWIYWLPGIISAILWPVIYTLLKGYQGRYRIYE